The genomic region CTCCTCCTGGTCGATGCGCATGGCCGGGGTGACGTCCGCGAGGACCGTCGGCTCGTAGAACCAGCCGTTCGGGTGCCGGGGCGGGCGCCGCCCTCCGCACAGGACCGTGGCGCCGTGCCGTACGGCATCGTCCACCAGCTGCTCCAGGTCCTCCCGGCCCGATGCGGTGGCCAGCGGGCCGACGTCGGTGGACTCCTCCATCGGGTCGCCCATCGTGAGCGCCGCCATGCCGGCCGTGAAGCGCTCCGCGAACTCGTCGTGGACGTCGGTGTGGACGATGAAGCGCTTGGCGGCGATGCAGGACTGCCCGTTGTTCTGCACGCGGGCGGTCACGGCGGTACGGGCTGCCTTGTCGATGTCGGCCGAGGGCATCACGATGTACGGATCGCTGCCGCCGAGCTCCAGGACCGTCTTCTTGACCTCGTCCCCGGCGACGGACGCCACCGCGCGCCCGGCGGGCTCGCTGCCCGTCAGGGTGGCCGCGGCCACCCTCGGGTCGCGCAGTACGTCCTCCACGGCGGCCGAGCCGATGAGCAGGGTCTGGAAGCACCCGCGGGGGAACCCGGCCCGGTGGAAGAGTTCGCCCAGGTAGAGCGCGGTCTGGGGGACGTTCGAGGCGTGCTTGAGCAGGCCCACGTTGCCGGCCATGAGCGCCGGTGCGGCGAACCGTACGACCTGCCAGAGGGGGAAGTTCCACGGCATGACGGCGAGGATCACCCCGAGCGGCCGGTAGGTCACCCGGACGGCGGACGCGCCCGCGTCGCGCACGTCGACGGCGGCGGGGTGCTCGTCGGCGAGGAGGGACTCCGCGCGGCCGGCGTACCAGCGCATGGACTTGGCGCATTTGCTGGCCTCGGCCCGGGCCGCCGCCAGCGGCTTGCCCATTTCCGTGGTCATCGTCCGCGCGATGTCCTCCGTCTCCGCCTCCAGGAGCGCGGCCGCACGGGTCAGCAGCTCGCTCCGTTCTGCGAACGCGCTGCGGCGGTACGTGGACGCCGCCCGGGCGGCGTCCGCCAGGCAGCGCTCGATGCCCGCGGCGTCGAGTTCGTCGAAGGTGCGCAGCGTCTGGCCGGTCGTGGGGTTCACGGTGGCGATGGGCATGGTCGGACCTTCCTGCAGGGGGCCGCCTCCCATCGACCCTGCCCCGCGCGCCGGAGCCGCGCAACGCGAGCGGGTCCGCCGGGTTCCCGGGGCGGGGTCTAGGCCATCACGTCCTCGCAGGCGGCGCAGACCCGGTCCGCGTACTGCGCGGGGTACCAGGCGGCGCCGGGGTCCGCGGACGGCGTCCACGAGGCCGTTTCCATGGCGAACGTGTCCCTGCCGCAGAAGGTCCTCGGCCCGGGGACCGATGTGGTTCCCGGGGCGGCCGGCGCCGCATGCACGCGCAGGACGGACGCGTCCGCCTGGTCGACCTCGTACACGACCACATTCCCGCTCATACCTAGACGGTAGGCGGCTGGAGTGCGGCCCGCGCGTTCTGACGATTCATCAGGTCACTTGTCCCAGACTCTTGACTCTGCTGTGGGCAGTCGCGATTCTCGTCCCCACGCTTGCGCGGGCCATGACAAGTCACGCGCCGTTTCCACCGACCCCGAAGACGTGAGTGATGACCATGACTGCACAGTCGCACCACAGGCACAGGCCCCTAGCGGTGCTGTCGTTGCTCCTCGCCGTGGTGGCCATGGTGCTCGGCCCCGCGGCCAGCTCCTCGGCCGACCCGGGCTGGTGGAACCCGGTCGCACGCCCCGCGCCCGACTCCGGGATCAACGTGACGGGCGAACCCTTCCAGGGGACCGACGCACAGGGCCGGGTGCGCGGCTTCGTCGACGCGCACGACCACCTGATGTCCAACGAGGGCTTCGGCGGCCGGCTCATCTGCGGCAAGCCGTTCTCCGAACAGGGCATCACCGACGCGCTCAAGGACTGCCCCGAGCACTACCCCGACGGCACGCTCGCGATCTTCGACTTCATCACCAAGGGCGGCGACGGCAAGCACGACCCGAACGGCTGGCCGACCTTCAAGGACTGGCCCGCCCACGACTCGCTGACCCACCAGCAGAACTACTACGCCTGGGTCGAGCGGGCCTGGCGCGGCGGCCAGCGGGTGCTCGTCAACGACCTCGTCACCAACGGGGTGATCTGCTCGGTCTACTTCTTCAAGGACCGCGGCTGCGACGAGATGACCGCCATCCGCCTGGAGGCGCAGAAGTCGTACGACATGCAGGCCTACATCGACAAGATGTACGGCGGCCCGGGCAAGGGCTGGTTCCGGATCGTCACCGACTCCGCGCAGGCCCGCGAGGTCGTCAAGCAGGGCAAGCTGGCCGTCGTCCTCGGCGTCGAGACCTCCGAGCCGTTCGGCTGCAAGCAGATCCTGGACATCGCGCAGTGCAGCAAGGCCGACATCGACCGCGGCCTCGACGAGCTGTACAAGCTGGGCGTGCGCAGCATGTTCCTGTGCCACAAGTTCGACAACGCCCTGTGCGGGGTCCGCTTCGACCAGGGCGCCCTCGGTACGGCGATCAACGTGGGCCAGTTCCTGTCGACCGGCACCTTCTGGAAGACGGAGAAGTGCGCCGGCCCGCAGCACGACAACCCCATCGGCCTCGCGCCGGCCGCCTCGGCGGAGAAGCAGCTCCCGGCGGGCGTCGCGGTCCCCTCGTACGCGGCCGACGCGCAGTGCAACACCCGCGGTCTCACCGAGCTCGGCGACTACGCGGTGCGCGGCATGATGAAACGCAAGATGATGCTGGAGATCGACCACATGAGCGTCAAGGCCGCGGGCCAGGCCTTCGACATCCTGGAGTCCGAGTCGTACCCCGGCGTGATCTCCTCGCACAGCTGGATGGACATGGACTGGACCGAGCGGGTGTACCGCCTCGGCGGGTTCGTCGCCCAGTACATGGGCGGCGCGGAGGGATTCAGCGCGGAGGCCAAGCGGACCAACGCGCTGCGCGACAAGTACAACGTCGGCTACGGCTTCGGAACCGACATGAACGGCGTCGGCGGCTGGCCCGGCCCGCGCGGGGCCGACACCCCGAACCCGGTGCGCTACCCCTTCCGCAGCACCGACGGCGGCTCGGTCATCGACCGGCAGACGACCGGCGTGCGCACCTGGGACCTCAACACCGACGGCGCCGCGCACTACGGCCTGGTCCCCGACTGGATCGAGGACATCCGCAACGTCGGCGGCCAGGACGTCGTCGACGACCTGTTCAAGGGTGCCGAGTCCTACCTGACCACCTGGGGCTCGTCCGAGAAGCACAAGGCCGGGGTGAACCTCGCCGCCGGCTCCGCCACCTCGGCCTCGTCCGCCGAGTGGAACCCGTTCACCAGCTACGCACCCGGCCGGGCCGTGGACGGCAGCACGGGCACCCGCTGGGCCAGCGACTGGAGCGACGACCAGTGGCTCCAGGTCGACCTCGGGGCGGCGAGCCTGGTCAAGCGCGTCACCCTCGACTGGGAGCGCGCGTACGGGAAGTCGTACCGCATCGAGCTCTCGGCCGACGGCACGAACTGGCAGACCGCGTGGTCCACGACCACCGGTGACGGCGGCCTGGACACGGCGCTGTTCGCCGGCACCCCCGCCCGCTACGTACGGGTCCACGGGCTGGGGCGCGGCACCCAATGGGGCTACTCCCTGTACGAGGTCGGCGTGTACAGCAGCTGACCGCACGGAACCGGAAGGAACCCCATGGCACGGATGGCCTCGGCGGAGCGGCGCCGACAGCTGACCGAAGCGGCCATCCGTGCCATGACCCGGGACGGCGTCGCCCGGACGACGACCCGGTCCATCGCCGCCGAGGCCGGCGTGTCCCTGAGCGTCTTCCACTACTGCTTCGACTCCAAGCAGGTCCTGCTCGAATCGGTCATCGAGACGATCACCGCCCACTACATCACCGTGGTGAAGGAGGCGATCCAGCCGAAGGCCACCCTCCGGGAGACCGTCCGGGCCGGGTTCCAGGCGTACTGGGACCACGTGGCGGCCAACCCGGGCGAGCACATGCTCACCTACGAGCTCACCCAGTACGCGCTGCGCCAGCCGGGCTTCGAGCACCTGGCCCGGCGGCAGTACGAGCTGTACGCCGAGACCTACACCGGACTCGTCGAACAGCTGCGCCACACCATGGGCTTCGAACTGCGCATCCCGGTCCCCGCGCTGGCCCGCTACCTGGCGGCCATGACCGACGGGCTGACGCTGAGCCTGCTGGTCCTCGGCCAGGACGCGGCCTCGGCGGACATCCTCGACACGCTCACCGACCACGTCGCCGGCCTCGTCGGCGACCACGCCCCGCAGGACATCCTCTAGCTCTCGTCCGGAACGTGGATGTCCAGGGCGCAGATGTCGTCCCGGTGCCCCTGGCGCCGGGCGGCCAGGGTGCGGGCGAGGGTTTCGCCCCGGCCCTCCTCCAGGAGCCGCCGGGCGGTCCCGGCGAGCCGGGCGAGTCCCTCGTCGAGGTCCTCCCCCGGTTCCTCGACGAGCCCGTCGGTGTAGAGCACGAGGTGATCGCCGGGTTCCAGGCCGAGGGTGCTCTGCGCGTAGACGGAGTCGAAGCCGGCCCCGAGGAGGCTGCCCGTCGGCAGGGGGAGGAACCTCGCCTCGCCGCCGCGGATCAGCAGGGGCGGCAGGTGCCCGGCCCGTACCCAGGTCAGGCGGCGGTCCCAGGGCTGGTAGCGGCCCATGATCATGGTGGCGGTGGCCCCGTAGGTGTCCCTGGCGGTGTGCAGCAGGAGGGTGTTGAGCCTGCTCAGTACGTCGGGCAGCGCCGAGCCGGTGACGGCCATGCCCTTGGCGGTGAAGCGGAGCTGGGCCATGGTGGCGACGGCGTCCAGGCCGTGGCCGGCGACGTCGCCGACGACGAAGAGCGCGCTCCTGTCGGGGAGTTCGATGGCGCTGTACCAGTCACCGCCGACGTTGACCCCGCTCTCGGAGGGTACGTAGGCGACGTCGATGCACAGGCCGGCGAGCTCCAGGGACTGCTCGGGGATGGGCAGCAGCGCGTGCTGGAGCCGGGCGGCGAGGGTGCGTTCGGCCTGCAACATGCCGCGCTCCACGAGGACGGCGCGCTCGCTCTCGCGCAGGGCCAGTTCGATGTCCCGCAACGCGGTGACGTTCTGGAAGAAGCCGTGCACCTCGACCGGGGTGCCGTCCGCGTCGGTCTGCGCCTCGGCGAAGATCCGCAGGTGCCGTACCCCGTCGGTGGTGGTGACGCGGAACGGCAGGTCTACCGGGGCTCCGTCGCGCAGCAGCCGCTTCACGGCCGCGCCCAGCCGCGCGAGGTCGTCGGGTACGACGTGCCGGGGCAGTTCCTTCAGCCCGATCGGACCCAGCGCGGGATCTCGGTCGAAGATCGCGTAGACCTGCTCGGACCAGGTGATGGTGTTCGTCGCCAGATGCCAGGCGGCCCATCCGAGGTTGCCCAGGCGCTGCATGTCGTCCAGCCGGCGGGCCTCGCGCTCGCTGGAGTCGTGGCGGACCCAGGAGACGACCAGGCGGGCCCCCAGCCGGGTGGCCCGGACGGAGTAGGTGGACTGCCGGGGAACTCCGGCGGTGACCTCCTCGTAGACGAAGGGCTCACCTTCGTAGACGGTTCCGGTGCTCAGCGTGTCCAGGTAGCCCTCCCACAGGGCCGTTCCCGCCACCGTGGGGTAGGTCTCCAGGATGCGGCGGCCCACGAGCTCCTTGCCCCGCCGTCCGGCCACGTCGACCGATTCCGGCGCCGCCGCGTCGATCCGGTAGTCCTCCACCTCTCCCGTCCCGGAGCGCAGTGGGGTGAGCAGTACCGCGGTTTCGGACATCGCGTCCAGGATCCGCTGGACGGCTTCCACCTCGCCCGGCTCGCCGGGGTCCGGCGGGCGCCCGATGTGGCGCAGGGGGGCCGCGCACAGCCGTACGGCACGGAGCAGCAGGGCCCGGGTGTCGGCGTCGAAGGGGGTCTGCCGGGTCCGGAAGAACCCGATGGCGGCCGTCACCGGGCGGTGGCCGGGTACCGGGAGCCAGGCGCGCGTCGGCCACAGACCGGGTGGATCGCCGATGAGGTGGTAGCGGATGCCGTCCCGCGCCGGATCCTCGAGCCAGAGCGGCTGCCCGCCGTCGATGGCCTCCAGGGCGGCCAATCCGCTCAGCGGCGGGACATGGTGCCACTGCGCGGCCAGTTCGTCGCCGACGCCGGCGTGTCCGGCCAGTTCCAGGCTCCCGGCGGGCGCCACGGCGTAGATCATCACGCCGTCCACACCCGCGGGGTCGGCGAGTGCGGACCGCAGCAGCCCGGCGACGTCGTCGGGGCCGTGCGCACCGGCCAGGCCGTCGGCCAGCCGGGCCAGGACCGCCCGGTGCCCGGCGCCGCCGTGGCCCGCGGCGGAGTGGCGGTCCGTGCCCGAAGCCGGGGGGCCCGGCTCGGAGGACGGGCAGGCCTGCGCGGCGGGGACGGGGGGCGACGCTGGACCGGCGGGGATCCGGCCCAGCGTGATCCAGCACTCCTCCATGAGCGTCCGCTGCCCCTGCGCGGCGCGGCGCAGCAGCGTCTCGTACGCCACGTCCTCCGACAGGCCCTCCAGGGCCATCAGCACGCCCTTGGCGCGCTCCAGGACGGCCGTGGTCGAAGCGAGACCCTCCAGGCCCACGACTTCCGCGCGCAGCTTGGCCACGACCCTGGCCAGTGCGAGCACCTCGGGCACGGCGCCGTCGCCCGGAGGCGCGGTATCGCTCGTCATGCTCCGAGCATGTCACGACTCGGGGCCCGTCACGGGCCGGAACCCATGACGGGCTGGGGGCCGAAGGGTCAGCCCGCGAGGGGGGCGGCGGCTGCCGTGCCCACCACGAGGCTGTCGACGACCCCCCGCAGGCTGCCCGTGCGTCTCAGGGCCGCCCGCTGACGGCTCGCGCCGGTGCCCTGGCGGCGCAGGTCGTCCCACAGGGATTCCACGGCGTACAGGTCACCGGCCGCCGCGAGCCCGGGTGCGGCGCGCTCCAGCAGCCGCTCGACGAGCAGGGCGGCGGGCCGTTCCAGGCCGCTCACCGGGTCGAGGCCCAGTCCGTCGATGCCGTGCTCCGCGGCCATCTCGTGGGCCCTGCGCAGCGTGGCCGTCGCGGGTTGGGGCGGCGGCACGTCGGCGTCCGCTTCGGCGAGGAGCGTCCCGGCGAGACCGCGTACGAGTGCGGCCAGCAGGACGACCGTGTCCACGTCGGCGTTGACGTCGGCGATCCGGAACTCCAGCGTCGGCACGTGCTCGGAGGGCCGGGCGTACCAATAGAGCATGCGGCGGTCGAGCAGCACTCCGGAGCCGACCATGCCGTCGACGTATTCCAGGTACCGGGGCTCGTCCAGCAGCGGGGGCGGTCCCACGGTGGGCCAGGCGGAGAAGGCGACCGACCGCCAGCTGTCGAAGCCCGTGTCACGGCCGCATTCGACGGGGGAATTCCCGGTCAGCGACTGGAGCACCGGCAGCCAGGGGCGTATGTGGTTCGAGAGGGCCAGCGCGCGCTTGCGGTCCAGGGCGCCGACGTGCACGTGGCATCCGCAGACCATGCGGGAGGGGCCGACGAGGGAGGCGAACCGGCGGGCCATGCGACGGTAGCGTTCGTTGTCGGTGACCGTCAGCGGCTCCTGCGGAGCGATCACCGGGACCCCCGAGGCCACCAGCAGGCAGCCCACCTCGCTCGCGCTCGGTGCGACGGTCCCCCGCAGCCGTACCAACTGCTCGCGCAGGTCCGCGCGGTCGGCGGTCGGCACGGTGCAGACCTCCACCTGCGCGTTGTAGAACTCCGCCTGGACCTGCTCGCCCATCAGGCCCTCGAGGGCGCTGATCACCTTGGGCGCGCGGTTCACCGGCGCCCTGCTGACCCGGTCGACCAGCAGGTACTCCTCCTCGACACCCATGGTCAGAACGTCCATCGGCTCTCCTGTTCAGAAAGTACCCGGCGCCTACTCCTGCCTCCCCTCGCTTCATCGTCCCAGTACACCTTCCGATCGGCCCGCCCGCACATGAGCGGCCCTCGGCCGGGCAGGGGCAGGGGGCAGCGCAGAGGCCGTACGGACAGCGAGTACGGCCGAAACCCGAGGTGAGCCGTATGGACTGGTCGAGCGAACCGGAGCCCGAGGGCCCCGGTCCCACCCCCGAGAGCCCCGATCCGGTACCCCGCGATCCGCAGCCGCCCCCGGCTCCCGGCCGCCCGGCTCCGGGCGCGCCGCCTCCCGACGAGCCGCCGGCGGTCCCGGAACCCCCTGACTGAAGGAGATGAACCCGGTGCGCATCGCCTTTCTCATGGCGCCCGAAGGCGTCGAGGAGATCGAACTCACCGAGCCCTGGAAAGCCGCACTGGCGGCGGGCTGGAACCCTCAGCTGGTCTCCACGAGAGCCGGCCGGATCCGCGCCTACCACCATCTCGAAAAGGCGGGAACCTACCCCGTCGACCACGTCCTCGCCGGGGACACGTCGGACGCCTTCGACGCGCTCGTCCTGCCTGGCGGGGTCGCCAACCCGGACGCCCTGCGACTGAACGCGCGGGCCGTCGCCTTCACGCGCAGCTTCTTCGAGGCCGGAAAGCCCGTCGCCGCGATCTGCCACGCCCCGTGGACCCTGGTGGAGGCCGACGTCGTACGGGGCCGCACGCTCACCTCGTGGCCGAGCCTGGCGACCGACATCCGCAACGCGGGCGGCACCTGGGTGGACGAGGAGGTGCACGTCTGCCGCGAGGCGCCGGGCACGCTGATCACCAGCCGCAAGCCGGGTGACCTGGACGTCTTCTGCGCCACGTTCGTCAAGGAGTTCGGCGCCGGCTGGCCGGTCTTCGTGCGGCCTGCGGACGCTGAGCCTGCCTCGGCCCGCGACGCCTGACCGGCGAAGAGAGACCGGCCCCGCGCACCGCCGCGGGGGCGGTGCGCGGGGCCGGGTGCCGGTCGGTCAGGACAGGTACAGCAGCGCGCTCAGGACCTCGTGCAGGACGGCTTCGGGATCGGCCACGGCTTCCGCCGAGCGCCAGGCCACGAAGCCGTCAGGGCGTACGACGACCGCCCCGGTCTTCGTCGTGCCGTGGACCTCAGCCCAGTCGGCGCCCTCCTCCGTGGCCAGGTCGGCCTCGGGGCTGGTGCCGATCGCGTACGCGTCCAGGCCCACGCCCAGCTGCCCGGCGGTGGACCGCGCCGCCGCCCGCCAGGGGGTGCCCTCGGAGCTGAGCAGCACGAACGACCGCTCGTAGAGGTCCACCGTGGACGTCCGCCCGCCGGGCCCCCGCAGCCACATGTGCGGCGCGCGCGTGCCCGGCTCGCCGGTCAGCCGCATCCGTTCGGGCACGACGGGCAGTTCCGGGTCGGTGCCCAGGACGGCGCCCAGGTTGTAGCGGTAGCCCATGGCGACGGAGAGGACCCCGCCCCCTGGCCGGCCGCCGCCGCGCGGCGCGGGGGCGGCCTCGGGTTCGTACCCCGGGTGGCTGTGTTCCGCCGAGCGGGCCGAGGCACGCTCGCTCGTCGCCCTGGCGACGGGCAGCCGCTCGGCCTCGTAGGTCTGCAGCAGTCGCGGACCCGCCGAGCCGTTCAGCACGGCGGCGAGCTTCCAGGCGAGGTTGTGGGCGTCCTGGATCCCGGTGTTCGAGCCGAACGCCCCGGTGGGGGACATCTCGTGGGCGGAGTCGCCCGCGAGGAAGACCCGCCCGGTCCCGTACCGTTCGGCGACGCGCTCGGCGGCGTGCCACGGGGCCTTCCCGGTGATCTCGATGTCCAGGTCGGGCGCGCCGACGGCCCGCCGGATGTGCTCGGCGCAGCGCTCGTCGGTGAAGTCGTCGATCGTCTCGCCCCGGTCGGGGTGCCACGGCGCGTGGAAGACCCACCGCTCGCGGTTGTCGACGGGGAGCAGGGCCCCGTCCGCGCCGGGCTTGGTCAGGTAGCACACGATGAAGCGCCGCTCGCCGACCACTTCCGCGAGTCCGCGGGACCGGAAGGTGACGCTCACGTTGTGGAACAGGTCGCCGTGGCCGCTCTGGCCGATGCCGAGCTGCTCCCGGACGGGGCTGCGCGGCCCGTCCGCGGCGACGAGGTAGTCGGCGCGGACGGTGCTGTGCTCCCCGGTTTCCCGGTTCTTCACGATCGCGGTCACACCGGTGTCGTCGGGGTCGAAGGAGAGGAGTTCGGTGGAGAACCGCAGGTCCGCCCCGAGCTCGGGGGTCACCGACATCAGCACCGGCTCGATGTCGTTCTGGCTGCACAGGCACCACGCCGCCGGGCTGAATCGGGCGAGCGCACCCCCCGGGTCGATCTCTTCGAACAGCCACTCCAGGTCGTCACCGGTCAGCGAGCCGCCCTGCATGATGCCGTGATTGTCCGCCAGGACCGAGGCGGCCTCACGGATCCGGTCCTCCACGCCGGCGACTCGGAACAGCTCCATGGTCCGTACGTTGATCCCGCGTCCGCGCGGGTGCATCGAGGTGCCCGCATGCTTCTCGACCAGCATGTGCCTGATGCCGTGCCGGCCCAGAAATAGCGAGGTGCACAGGCCCACCAGCGAGCCGCCCACGATGAGGACCGGGACGCGGTGGTCGACGTTTTCCTTCATGGCACTTCTCATGCCCTGCGCGAGGGGCGTTCCCTCGCCCGTTCACCCGCATGGATCTCTCCTCTCGCGCCGATGGCAGTACCGGACCACGATCGGTTCGGGTGGCGCCGCCCCGTGGCGACCGCGATGTCTCGAAGGAGTGTGAACGATGACGACCTTGTCGGAACGGATATCCCAGTCCGCCTTCGACGGCGCGAGGCTTCGCGTCGTGCTGCTGCTGGACCTGTACGACGGGGCTCAGAATCAGTTCCTGGAGGTCTACGAGCACATGCGTCGGCAGGTGTCGTCCGTCCCCGGACACATCAGCGACGAGTTGTGCCAGTCCATCGAGAACCCCTCGCAGTGGCTCATCACCAGCGAATGGGAGAGCGCACCGCGCTTCCTGTCCTGGCTGAACAGCGAGGAGCACGTCGCGATGGTCAAGCCGCTGCACGACTGCGTGCGCGACACCCGCTCGCTGCGGTTCAACGTGCTGCGGAAGACCAGCAGGTCCTCCGTACCGGACAGACCGGCCGAACCGGGCCCGATCGCCTCCGCTCCCCGGCGGGGGGACGGCGTCGTGCGCCATGCGCTCACCTTCACCGTGAAGCCTGGCAGCGAGGCCGTCGTCGCCGAGCTGCTGGCGGGGTACTGCTCCCCGCAGGCCCAGGTGGACGAGAAGACCAGGCTGCGCCGTACGTCCCTCTTCATGCACGGGAACCGGGTCGTACGGGCCGTCGAGGTGGAGGGCGACCTCCTGGCAGCCTTGCGCCATGTGGCCGGACAGCCCGAGGTCAGGGCCCTGGAGGCAGCCCTCAATCCGTACCTGGAGCAGGACCGGGACCTCAGCGACCCCGGATCCGCCCGGATGTTCTTCACCCGGGCGGCGCTCCCCGCGGTGCACCACGTGTCGTCCGGTGGGCCAGAGCCCGAAGACGTGCGGCGGCGCGCGCTGTTCTATCCCGCCAAGGACGGGTGCGGCATGGCACTCGCGCGGCTGCTGGCCGGACAGGACGAGGCCGCCGTGGGCGATCCCGCGAGCCCCATCGTGGCCAGCACCGTCTTCCAGCGCGACGACTTCGTCGTCCGGCTGCTCGACATGCACGGCAAGCTCGACGCCCGGCCAGCTCTGGCGGCCGGTGTCGAGGGCGACCACAAGGCGGCCGTGCTCGCCCGGCTGCTCGACAGCGCCACGGACGGTGTCCCCACGACCGACGAGGAGATCTCCCAGTTCCTGGAACGTTCCGAAATGAGTCTGATCACCGACCGGCGTCCGCCGGCGCGAGCTTGAGGAGAGGTCTGTCATGACCGCTCGACTGACGATGGAAGAACTGGCCGCTCTGATGCACAAGGGCGCGGGCCTCACCGTCGATCCCGCCGAGATGGCGAGCCGTCCCGAGGCGGCCTTCGACGAGTGGGGGCTCGATTCCCTGGGGCTGCTCGGCATCGTCGGGGAGCTGGAGAACCGGCACGGACGGCCCCTGCCCCCCGACGCGGACCGGTGCAGGTCGCCGCGCGAGTTCCTGGACCTCGTCAACAACGCGCTGATGACCGGCGCGTGACGCGGGCGTCCGTCGCGATCAGCAGAACCCGCGCCCCCGGGACCGGCTCCGTGCCGGTCCCGGGGGCGCCGGTGTGAGAGCCGCTGTCACCCGGGGACGGTGCACTCGAACGCGTGCAGGTACGGGTTGACCGGCCGGATCTCGCCGACCTCCAGGCCGGCGTCCGCCATCCGCGTGACGAGGCTGTTCTTGGTGTGCTTCGCACCGCCCACGTTGAGCAGCAGCATCAGGTCCATGGCGGTGGTGAACTTCATGGACGGGGTGTCGTCCACCAGGTTCTCGATGATGACGACCCTGGCTCCGGGGCGGGCCGCCGCGATGACGTTGTGCAGGGTCCTGCGGGTGCTGTCGTCGTCCCACTCCAGGATGTTCTTGATGATGTACAGGTCGGCCTCCACCGGGATCGCCTCACGGCAGTCGCCGGGGAGGATCGCGGTCCGCTCGGCGAGCGGACCGCCCTCGCGCAGCCGGGGATCCGCCTTCGCCGCCACTCCCGGCAGGTCGAGCAGGACCCCTCGTACGGACGGGTGCTTCTCCAGCAGGCTCGCCAGTACGTGGCCCTGGCCGCCGCCGATGTCCGCGACCACCGAGACCCCGGTGAGGTCGAGGAGTTCCGCGACGTCCAGCGCCGACTGCATGCTGGAGGTCGTCATGGCCCGGTTGAACACGTGGGCGGACTCGTGCGCGTCCTGGTGCAGGTAGTCGAAGAAGCCCTTGCCGAACAGGTCGTGGAAGACGCTCCCGCCGGAGCGCACCGCCTCGTCGAGCAGGGGCCAGGCCTGCCAGGTCCAGGGCTCCGTGCACCACAGGGAGATGTAGCGCAGGCTGTGCGGATCGTCCTCGCGCAGCAGGCGTGACATCTCCGTGTGGACGAACGTCCCGTCCTGGGTCTCCGCGAAGACTCCGTAGCAGGACAGGGCCCGGAGCAGCCGGTGCAGCGGCTTGGGTTCGCAGTCCAGCGCCGCGGCGAGCTCGGCGGCGGTGGCGGGCGCCTCCCCGAGCTCGTCGGCGACGCCGAGACGGGCCGCCGCGCGCACGGCGGCGGCGATCGCCGCGCCGAAGACGAGCTCGCGCAGCCTCATCGCCGTCTGGGGGGCGGGGGCTGCCGCGGGAGCGGCGGTGGGGGTGGGGGTGGTGCTTACCGTGGTCATACGGCCTCGATTCCACTGATGAGGGGGATCACGGGTCAGCACATCCCCGCGGGCTGGGAGGTCCCGCAGCGGTTGCCGACGAACGTGTTGCCGGACCCCGTCCCCTGGTTGGCCAGGTCCGCCGGCTGGTTGCCCCGTACGTCGTTGTCCTTGATGACGTTGTCGGTGTTCTGGGCGCCCACGAAGCTCTTGAACAGGAGGATTCCGCCGGACAGCGGCGAGGAGCCGACGTTGCCGCGGATGGAGTTCGAACGGATGACCGTCTCCTCGGCTCCGG from Streptomyces sp. NBC_00190 harbors:
- a CDS encoding carboxylate-amine ligase — protein: MDVLTMGVEEEYLLVDRVSRAPVNRAPKVISALEGLMGEQVQAEFYNAQVEVCTVPTADRADLREQLVRLRGTVAPSASEVGCLLVASGVPVIAPQEPLTVTDNERYRRMARRFASLVGPSRMVCGCHVHVGALDRKRALALSNHIRPWLPVLQSLTGNSPVECGRDTGFDSWRSVAFSAWPTVGPPPLLDEPRYLEYVDGMVGSGVLLDRRMLYWYARPSEHVPTLEFRIADVNADVDTVVLLAALVRGLAGTLLAEADADVPPPQPATATLRRAHEMAAEHGIDGLGLDPVSGLERPAALLVERLLERAAPGLAAAGDLYAVESLWDDLRRQGTGASRQRAALRRTGSLRGVVDSLVVGTAAAAPLAG
- a CDS encoding FAD-dependent oxidoreductase — protein: MKENVDHRVPVLIVGGSLVGLCTSLFLGRHGIRHMLVEKHAGTSMHPRGRGINVRTMELFRVAGVEDRIREAASVLADNHGIMQGGSLTGDDLEWLFEEIDPGGALARFSPAAWCLCSQNDIEPVLMSVTPELGADLRFSTELLSFDPDDTGVTAIVKNRETGEHSTVRADYLVAADGPRSPVREQLGIGQSGHGDLFHNVSVTFRSRGLAEVVGERRFIVCYLTKPGADGALLPVDNRERWVFHAPWHPDRGETIDDFTDERCAEHIRRAVGAPDLDIEITGKAPWHAAERVAERYGTGRVFLAGDSAHEMSPTGAFGSNTGIQDAHNLAWKLAAVLNGSAGPRLLQTYEAERLPVARATSERASARSAEHSHPGYEPEAAPAPRGGGRPGGGVLSVAMGYRYNLGAVLGTDPELPVVPERMRLTGEPGTRAPHMWLRGPGGRTSTVDLYERSFVLLSSEGTPWRAAARSTAGQLGVGLDAYAIGTSPEADLATEEGADWAEVHGTTKTGAVVVRPDGFVAWRSAEAVADPEAVLHEVLSALLYLS
- a CDS encoding methyltransferase, translated to MTTVSTTPTPTAAPAAAPAPQTAMRLRELVFGAAIAAAVRAAARLGVADELGEAPATAAELAAALDCEPKPLHRLLRALSCYGVFAETQDGTFVHTEMSRLLREDDPHSLRYISLWCTEPWTWQAWPLLDEAVRSGGSVFHDLFGKGFFDYLHQDAHESAHVFNRAMTTSSMQSALDVAELLDLTGVSVVADIGGGQGHVLASLLEKHPSVRGVLLDLPGVAAKADPRLREGGPLAERTAILPGDCREAIPVEADLYIIKNILEWDDDSTRRTLHNVIAAARPGARVVIIENLVDDTPSMKFTTAMDLMLLLNVGGAKHTKNSLVTRMADAGLEVGEIRPVNPYLHAFECTVPG
- a CDS encoding type 1 glutamine amidotransferase domain-containing protein, which translates into the protein MRIAFLMAPEGVEEIELTEPWKAALAAGWNPQLVSTRAGRIRAYHHLEKAGTYPVDHVLAGDTSDAFDALVLPGGVANPDALRLNARAVAFTRSFFEAGKPVAAICHAPWTLVEADVVRGRTLTSWPSLATDIRNAGGTWVDEEVHVCREAPGTLITSRKPGDLDVFCATFVKEFGAGWPVFVRPADAEPASARDA
- a CDS encoding acyl carrier protein, coding for MTARLTMEELAALMHKGAGLTVDPAEMASRPEAAFDEWGLDSLGLLGIVGELENRHGRPLPPDADRCRSPREFLDLVNNALMTGA
- a CDS encoding SchA/CurD-like domain-containing protein → MTTLSERISQSAFDGARLRVVLLLDLYDGAQNQFLEVYEHMRRQVSSVPGHISDELCQSIENPSQWLITSEWESAPRFLSWLNSEEHVAMVKPLHDCVRDTRSLRFNVLRKTSRSSVPDRPAEPGPIASAPRRGDGVVRHALTFTVKPGSEAVVAELLAGYCSPQAQVDEKTRLRRTSLFMHGNRVVRAVEVEGDLLAALRHVAGQPEVRALEAALNPYLEQDRDLSDPGSARMFFTRAALPAVHHVSSGGPEPEDVRRRALFYPAKDGCGMALARLLAGQDEAAVGDPASPIVASTVFQRDDFVVRLLDMHGKLDARPALAAGVEGDHKAAVLARLLDSATDGVPTTDEEISQFLERSEMSLITDRRPPARA